GACGCCCTGCGGAGGGCGGACACCGTCGTCGTACCGGGCTGGCAGCCGCCCGGCGGACCGGTGCCGGACGACGTCCTCGACGCGCTGCGGGCGGCCCACCGGCGCGGGGCGCGCACCGTGTCGATCTGCACGGGCGCGTTCGTCCTCGCCCGGGCCGGGCTGCTGGACGGGCGGCGCGCGACCACGCACTGGCGGCGGACCGGACAACTGGCCGACGCCTTCCCCGAGGTGAGCGTCGCCGAGGACGTGCTGTACGTCGACCACGGCGATGTGGCGACCAGTGCGGGCAGCGGCGCGGGCATCGACCTCTGCCTCCACCTCGTACGGTCCGACCTCGGCTCCTCCTACGCCGCCCAGGTGGCCCGGAGCATGGTGCTGCCACCGCACCGGGACGGCAGCCAGCTCCAGTACGCGCCCCCGCCCGTCACAGGCGCCGGGACGGACGCGTCGCTGGCCCCCGTCCTGGAGTGGGCCCTGACCCGGCTGGCGACGGACCTCTCCGTCGGCCGGCTGGCCGCGTACGCCGGACTCTCCCCGCGCACCTTCGCCCGCCGCTTCGTCCGCCAGGTCGGTGTCAGCCCCGGGCAGTGGCTGCTCCGGCAGCGCGTCGACGCGGCCCGGTCCCTGCTGGAGCGGACCGACCTGCCCGTCGAGACGGTCGCGGCCCGGGTGGGCCTGTCGTCGGCGGTCAACCTGCGGCGGCGGTTCCGTACCGCGGTCGGGACGACGCCCGGAGCGTACCGCCGCCT
This sequence is a window from Streptomyces parvus. Protein-coding genes within it:
- a CDS encoding helix-turn-helix domain-containing protein, translated to MPTPVTTSRPHHVVALLNDPQSPFELACAAEVFGDHAELPARYTFEVCARRPGPLPTTAGYPLLVESGLDALRRADTVVVPGWQPPGGPVPDDVLDALRAAHRRGARTVSICTGAFVLARAGLLDGRRATTHWRRTGQLADAFPEVSVAEDVLYVDHGDVATSAGSGAGIDLCLHLVRSDLGSSYAAQVARSMVLPPHRDGSQLQYAPPPVTGAGTDASLAPVLEWALTRLATDLSVGRLAAYAGLSPRTFARRFVRQVGVSPGQWLLRQRVDAARSLLERTDLPVETVAARVGLSSAVNLRRRFRTAVGTTPGAYRRLFGEAAPAKSTVDG